One Corynebacterium efficiens YS-314 DNA segment encodes these proteins:
- a CDS encoding Dyp-type peroxidase: MVTRRGFLTGAGVIAGGSALAACAPAAQTTGAADGTSTSIDQVNLAGQTVPFDGRHQAGIATPHQSGLNLVAFTVRPGVDRDGIIRLMRLWTEDARRLCAGQTPLGSLEPEMAVNPANLTITCGFGSRLFDIAGIADQRPDWLHPIPAFERDQLDDKWGEADLVLQVCSDDPVTLSHATRHMIRAGVDYVGTRWFQSGFLNANGVLDKKATPRNLFGQKDGTVNPRTEEEIQHAAWIEEGPDWAIDGSVMVVRRIAMNLDTWEILDRTSREVSVGRTLDTGAPLTGTDEFDDPDYSATDSYGLPVIDPVSHMARSKPAEGHPEQVILRRVYNYDLEPDPTSEELSNAGLVFICFQKNPDLQFTPIQKRLDEADRLNQWITHIGSAVFFMPPGTDPDDPERDEFWGAGLLQA, encoded by the coding sequence ATGGTTACCCGTAGGGGTTTCCTGACCGGAGCCGGTGTCATCGCCGGCGGTTCGGCCCTGGCCGCCTGCGCACCCGCTGCGCAGACCACCGGGGCCGCGGATGGAACGTCGACAAGCATCGACCAGGTGAACCTGGCCGGTCAGACGGTGCCGTTCGACGGCCGACATCAGGCGGGTATCGCCACCCCGCACCAGTCGGGGCTCAACCTGGTGGCGTTCACGGTCCGGCCCGGTGTGGACCGCGACGGCATCATCCGCCTCATGCGTCTGTGGACGGAGGATGCCCGCCGGCTCTGTGCGGGGCAGACCCCTCTGGGCAGTCTGGAACCGGAGATGGCAGTCAATCCCGCCAACCTGACCATCACGTGTGGTTTCGGCTCCCGCCTGTTCGACATCGCGGGGATTGCGGATCAGCGCCCCGACTGGCTGCACCCGATCCCGGCCTTCGAGCGGGATCAGCTGGATGACAAGTGGGGCGAGGCTGATCTGGTTCTGCAGGTCTGTTCCGATGATCCGGTCACGCTCAGCCACGCCACCCGGCACATGATCCGGGCAGGTGTGGATTATGTGGGCACCCGCTGGTTCCAGAGTGGGTTCCTCAATGCCAATGGCGTGCTGGATAAGAAAGCGACGCCACGGAACCTGTTCGGTCAGAAGGATGGCACCGTCAATCCCCGTACCGAGGAGGAAATCCAGCATGCAGCCTGGATCGAGGAGGGGCCGGACTGGGCCATCGACGGTTCGGTGATGGTGGTGCGGCGCATCGCCATGAACCTGGACACCTGGGAGATCCTCGACCGAACCTCCCGGGAGGTGTCGGTCGGGCGCACACTCGACACCGGCGCGCCACTGACCGGAACCGACGAGTTCGATGACCCGGATTACTCCGCAACCGACTCCTACGGGCTGCCCGTCATCGACCCGGTCAGTCACATGGCCAGGTCGAAACCCGCCGAGGGGCACCCCGAACAGGTCATCCTGCGCCGGGTGTACAACTATGATCTCGAACCGGATCCCACCTCGGAGGAGCTGTCGAATGCCGGTCTGGTGTTCATCTGCTTCCAGAAGAACCCGGACCTGCAGTTCACCCCCATCCAGAAACGCCTGGACGAGGCGGACCGCCTCAACCAGTGGATCACCCATATCGGATCCGCGGTTTTCTTCATGCCCCCGGGAACCGATCCCGATGATCCCGAGAGGGATGAGTTCTGGGGAGCCGGACTGCTTCAGGCATAG
- a CDS encoding copper chaperone PCu(A)C: MKLTIKNSVVGSIVVVGALALAACSPANENDSTETATEATTTTATSTTSTTTATDAAADAPLTLTDGFVRATVEGTPMTAIFGTLTNTTDEEISLTGFEASVDAAAYEIHEVVDGVMREKEGGLTIAAGDTHELAPGQDHLMLMGLEAPVEAGDTVDITLILGDGTEIELDPVPVRTIAAGDESYGEDGELMGNTGMDSMDHSAQ; the protein is encoded by the coding sequence ATGAAGCTCACCATCAAGAACTCTGTTGTCGGAAGCATCGTTGTCGTGGGTGCCCTGGCGCTCGCTGCGTGTTCACCCGCCAACGAGAATGACTCCACGGAGACAGCCACTGAGGCCACCACCACGACGGCGACCTCCACGACCTCCACGACCACTGCAACTGATGCAGCTGCCGACGCCCCTCTGACCCTCACTGATGGTTTCGTGCGGGCGACCGTCGAGGGCACCCCGATGACCGCCATCTTCGGCACCCTCACCAACACCACCGACGAGGAGATCAGTCTCACCGGTTTTGAGGCATCCGTGGATGCGGCAGCCTACGAGATCCATGAGGTGGTCGACGGTGTCATGCGTGAGAAGGAGGGTGGTCTCACCATCGCCGCCGGTGACACCCATGAACTGGCGCCGGGACAGGACCACCTGATGCTCATGGGCCTGGAAGCACCTGTGGAGGCTGGTGACACCGTAGACATCACCCTGATCCTGGGCGATGGAACCGAGATCGAACTGGACCCGGTGCCGGTGCGCACCATCGCCGCCGGTGATGAGAGCTACGGCGAGGACGGCGAGCTCATGGGCAACACCGGCATGGACAGCATGGATCACTCCGCGCAATAA
- a CDS encoding copper resistance CopC family protein has product MAQIEAGIIQRAGGSNGFRFKRSAAVAMAGMLAAVPLAFSPVATAHDVVLGSTPENGAVVEEFPDTIELEFSGIPQDLFNTVALSNADTGEILFSGSPELSERNLIIDVPADVETGPGNYAVGFQITSSDGHATKGSIAFEVAGEAADATDASVAGSPESSAPTEEPQATETGIAGIESPWNWLLGGAGVLVIAGAIVMMIAKGRNSK; this is encoded by the coding sequence ATGGCACAGATTGAGGCAGGCATAATTCAGCGCGCAGGTGGCTCGAACGGATTCCGGTTCAAAAGGTCGGCTGCTGTCGCCATGGCCGGGATGCTTGCTGCTGTACCGTTGGCCTTCTCACCCGTTGCCACGGCCCACGACGTGGTCCTTGGTTCCACTCCTGAGAACGGGGCGGTGGTGGAGGAATTCCCCGACACCATCGAATTGGAGTTCTCCGGCATTCCCCAGGACCTCTTCAACACCGTCGCCCTGAGCAACGCCGATACCGGGGAGATCCTGTTCTCCGGTTCCCCGGAACTCAGCGAGCGGAATCTGATCATCGATGTCCCCGCGGATGTCGAGACCGGTCCGGGTAACTATGCGGTGGGGTTCCAGATCACCTCCTCCGATGGGCACGCCACCAAGGGGTCCATCGCCTTCGAGGTGGCTGGTGAGGCGGCGGATGCCACCGATGCATCCGTCGCCGGATCCCCTGAGTCGTCTGCGCCGACGGAGGAACCCCAGGCCACGGAAACCGGGATCGCGGGGATTGAATCCCCGTGGAACTGGTTGCTCGGGGGCGCAGGTGTGCTGGTCATCGCCGGTGCGATCGTCATGATGATCGCCAAAGGCCGTAACTCTAAGTAG
- a CDS encoding pyrimidine reductase family protein: protein MVDMKGLVTDLIGPVLPVGQPECRAVLVTTLAGSTSAGGTSGHLGNDTDTALLLALRAWSDVVLVGASTVRAEDYGGVVIGEAGREARRRRGQQPVPPIAVISSSLDLDPGSRFFTEAAAAPIIVTDNTDPSRLAGLQAAGARILQVGTLGVGLVVDKLRQEGFARISCEGGASVYAQMIDAGVIDVWHHTIDPALSGTVEKPAVRGGRNQPVALTLEHMHADPDSTLFLRYRFG from the coding sequence ATGGTGGATATGAAGGGTCTCGTCACTGATCTCATCGGCCCGGTCCTGCCCGTGGGGCAACCGGAGTGTCGCGCAGTTCTGGTGACCACCCTGGCGGGTTCGACCTCTGCGGGGGGCACTTCAGGCCACCTGGGCAATGACACGGACACCGCTCTCCTGTTGGCCCTGCGCGCATGGTCGGATGTGGTGTTGGTGGGAGCATCGACGGTCAGGGCGGAGGATTACGGCGGGGTGGTCATAGGTGAGGCTGGGAGGGAGGCCCGTCGGCGCCGTGGTCAGCAGCCGGTTCCCCCCATCGCGGTGATCTCCTCCTCCCTGGATCTCGATCCCGGTTCCAGGTTCTTCACCGAGGCCGCCGCCGCGCCGATCATCGTCACCGACAACACCGACCCCTCCCGGCTCGCCGGACTGCAGGCGGCGGGTGCCCGCATCCTGCAGGTGGGGACGCTCGGGGTGGGGTTGGTCGTCGACAAGCTCAGGCAGGAGGGCTTTGCCCGGATCAGCTGCGAGGGTGGCGCATCGGTGTACGCGCAGATGATCGACGCCGGTGTCATCGACGTGTGGCACCACACCATCGACCCCGCCCTGTCCGGCACGGTGGAGAAACCCGCCGTCCGCGGAGGCCGCAACCAGCCGGTCGCGCTCACCCTGGAACACATGCACGCCGACCCCGACAGCACGCTGTTTCTCCGCTACCGGTTCGGCTAG
- a CDS encoding glycosyltransferase family 87 protein — protein MSTPTPTLPDVPRPRPRRSAWDRVGNAVGWPLAILLMAHRFFILAVNGSVTDDFTTVYSALRRFIEGTPVYNEIYHFVDPHYLYNPGATLLLAPLGYITDFTLARLAFIAINLLAIVLALGLLTRMTGFSLRSMVWPLSIALAMLTEAVRNTLIFSNINGILLLMMVLFLWCVIHRRSWVGGLIIGLAILVKPMFLPLLFLPLVQKQWGALVGGILVPVIFNAVAWPLVPGASDYITRTVPYLGETRDFANSSLPGIAIYFGMPGWLELTAFLIFGAMVGIAVLALLRFRNTEPFFWAATTSGILLTGVFFLSSLGQMYYSMMIFPMMFTLLGTRSVFHHWMAWVAAYLFLTPASFASPHWPDIARWMEFFRATAGWSLLIAVTFVSAVVWFITDIRSRRGGAAIAGESAGIGGNTTPPPSSGFFTGGGSTALGTPSPVAADTPTDPPTQAPGRSPF, from the coding sequence TTGTCGACGCCCACCCCCACCCTCCCGGACGTCCCCAGACCCCGGCCACGTCGCAGCGCGTGGGACCGGGTGGGTAACGCCGTCGGTTGGCCGCTGGCCATCCTGCTGATGGCCCACCGGTTCTTCATCCTGGCGGTCAACGGCTCCGTCACCGATGACTTCACCACCGTCTACAGTGCGCTGCGACGTTTCATCGAGGGCACCCCGGTCTACAACGAGATCTACCACTTCGTGGATCCGCACTACCTCTATAACCCGGGTGCCACCCTGTTGCTGGCACCCCTGGGCTACATCACGGATTTCACCCTGGCACGCCTGGCGTTCATCGCCATCAACCTCCTGGCGATCGTCCTCGCGCTCGGCCTGCTCACCCGGATGACCGGGTTCTCCCTGCGCAGTATGGTGTGGCCCCTGTCAATCGCTCTGGCAATGCTCACCGAAGCCGTCCGGAACACCCTGATCTTTTCCAACATCAACGGCATTCTCCTGCTGATGATGGTGTTGTTCCTGTGGTGTGTGATCCACCGCCGGTCATGGGTGGGTGGGCTCATCATCGGCCTGGCGATCCTGGTCAAACCCATGTTCCTGCCCCTGCTGTTCCTACCATTGGTGCAGAAGCAGTGGGGTGCGCTGGTCGGGGGCATCCTGGTCCCGGTCATCTTCAATGCGGTGGCGTGGCCCCTGGTCCCCGGTGCCTCCGACTACATCACCCGCACCGTTCCGTACCTGGGTGAGACCCGCGACTTCGCCAACAGCTCGCTGCCGGGAATCGCCATCTACTTCGGCATGCCCGGTTGGCTGGAGCTAACCGCGTTCCTCATCTTCGGCGCCATGGTCGGCATCGCGGTGCTGGCGCTGCTGCGCTTCCGCAACACCGAGCCGTTCTTCTGGGCGGCCACCACCTCCGGCATCCTGTTGACCGGTGTGTTCTTCCTGTCCTCCCTCGGGCAGATGTACTACTCCATGATGATCTTCCCAATGATGTTCACCCTGCTGGGCACCCGATCCGTGTTCCACCACTGGATGGCATGGGTCGCGGCTTATCTCTTCCTCACCCCGGCGTCCTTCGCCTCACCCCACTGGCCCGACATCGCCCGCTGGATGGAATTTTTCCGTGCCACCGCCGGTTGGTCACTATTGATAGCGGTCACCTTTGTTTCAGCGGTGGTGTGGTTCATCACCGACATCCGGAGCAGACGTGGCGGTGCGGCTATCGCCGGTGAATCCGCCGGAATCGGTGGGAATACCACTCCCCCGCCGAGCTCCGGGTTCTTCACCGGTGGAGGATCAACGGCATTGGGGACACCATCCCCGGTTGCCGCAGATACTCCGACCGATCCGCCCACCCAGGCCCCCGGGCGATCCCCGTTCTAG
- the msrB gene encoding peptide-methionine (R)-S-oxide reductase MsrB: MTDFKLITDAEWRERLNPEEYRVLRQAGTEAPHVGEYTNTTTEGVYSCRACGEELFRSTEKFDAHCGWPSFFSPLAKDKIIEKEDLSLGMRRIEVLCANCGSHMGHVFEGEGFNTPTDLRYCINSISLRLEEKPVSE, translated from the coding sequence ATGACTGACTTCAAACTGATCACGGACGCAGAATGGCGCGAACGCCTCAACCCGGAGGAATACCGTGTGCTGCGTCAGGCCGGGACCGAGGCACCCCACGTCGGCGAGTACACCAATACCACCACCGAGGGTGTCTACAGCTGTCGCGCCTGCGGCGAGGAACTGTTCCGTTCCACCGAGAAGTTCGATGCCCACTGCGGCTGGCCGTCCTTCTTCTCCCCACTGGCCAAGGACAAGATCATCGAGAAGGAGGATCTGTCCCTGGGTATGCGCCGCATCGAGGTGCTCTGCGCCAACTGTGGTTCCCACATGGGCCACGTATTCGAGGGTGAGGGATTCAACACCCCCACCGACCTGCGCTACTGCATCAACTCGATCTCCCTGCGCCTGGAGGAAAAGCCCGTGTCCGAATAG
- the hemQ gene encoding hydrogen peroxide-dependent heme synthase, which produces MKGRQPVSELDYDKLNDVQRYTQWAVFRAIPGSLDDDRTAVIEQAREFFTNLVNEGRVVIRGIYNATGLRAEADYMIWWHAEEFDELQKAFADFRRTTILGQVSEVFWIGNGIHRPSEFNKQHLPAFIMGEEPRKWMTVYPFVRSYDWYILEPAKRGRILAEHGQAAVDFADVRANTVSAFSLGDYEWMLAFEADEMHRIVDLMHKMRYTEARMHVREELPFVSGYRVEDIAELIEVLP; this is translated from the coding sequence ATGAAAGGAAGACAACCTGTGAGTGAGCTCGACTACGACAAGCTCAATGATGTGCAGCGCTACACCCAGTGGGCGGTGTTTCGTGCCATCCCCGGTTCCCTGGATGATGACCGCACCGCGGTGATCGAGCAGGCCCGTGAATTCTTCACCAACCTGGTCAACGAGGGCAGGGTGGTTATCCGGGGTATCTACAATGCCACCGGTCTGCGTGCTGAGGCGGATTACATGATCTGGTGGCACGCGGAGGAATTCGACGAGCTCCAGAAGGCGTTCGCCGATTTCCGTCGCACCACCATCCTGGGCCAGGTCTCTGAGGTGTTCTGGATCGGCAACGGCATCCACCGCCCCTCCGAGTTCAACAAGCAGCACCTCCCGGCCTTCATCATGGGCGAGGAGCCGAGGAAGTGGATGACGGTCTACCCCTTCGTCCGTTCCTACGACTGGTACATCCTGGAGCCGGCCAAGCGTGGTCGCATCCTGGCGGAGCACGGTCAGGCGGCAGTGGATTTCGCTGATGTCCGCGCCAACACCGTCAGTGCCTTCTCGCTGGGTGACTATGAGTGGATGCTCGCCTTCGAGGCTGATGAGATGCACCGCATCGTCGACCTGATGCACAAGATGCGCTACACCGAGGCCCGCATGCATGTGCGTGAGGAACTGCCCTTCGTCTCCGGTTACCGCGTCGAGGACATCGCCGAGCTGATTGAGGTTCTCCCTTAA
- a CDS encoding DUF3000 domain-containing protein, whose protein sequence is MIDSEATSQHKTPAGQAEGTPAEFSEAVESMHRARLRPEITLGTIRPPQRLAPFSHAIGLEVNVADDQEIVAQDSDGDSFGRLILLHDPGAEEAWEGTMRLVAYIQADMDHAVASDPLLPEVAWQWLTEGLARSGAEHTNLGGTVTSTTSVRFGEIGGPPSAYQLEMRASWTATDNDLTTHVEAFATVLASVAGLPPEGVTELHR, encoded by the coding sequence GTGATCGATTCCGAAGCGACCTCTCAGCACAAGACACCAGCCGGCCAGGCTGAGGGCACCCCCGCCGAGTTCTCCGAGGCGGTGGAGTCCATGCACCGAGCACGCCTGCGCCCCGAAATCACCCTGGGTACCATCAGACCGCCCCAGCGTCTGGCCCCGTTCTCACATGCCATCGGCCTTGAGGTCAACGTCGCCGACGATCAGGAGATCGTCGCTCAGGACAGCGACGGGGACTCCTTCGGCCGACTCATCCTCCTCCACGACCCCGGTGCAGAGGAAGCCTGGGAGGGCACCATGCGTCTGGTGGCCTACATCCAGGCCGACATGGACCATGCGGTGGCCTCCGACCCCCTCCTGCCGGAGGTGGCCTGGCAGTGGCTCACCGAGGGTCTTGCCCGCAGCGGTGCGGAGCACACCAACCTTGGAGGCACGGTAACCTCCACCACGTCCGTCAGATTCGGTGAGATCGGTGGTCCACCGAGTGCCTACCAGTTGGAGATGCGCGCCTCCTGGACGGCAACCGACAACGATCTCACGACCCATGTGGAGGCTTTCGCCACCGTGCTGGCATCCGTGGCGGGCCTCCCACCGGAGGGTGTGACCGAGCTCCACCGCTAG